In Paenibacillus sonchi, a single genomic region encodes these proteins:
- a CDS encoding peptidylprolyl isomerase encodes MAKQAKITLENGGVVLLDLFEKDAPNTVANFEKLAKEGFYNGLVFHRVIPGFVAQGGCPNGTGSGGPGYTIDCEINPNKHERGTLAMAHAGKNTGGSQFYICYAPQPHLDGVHTVFGKVVEGMDKVDAFQGRDKMTSVEIIEA; translated from the coding sequence ATGGCAAAGCAAGCGAAAATTACTCTCGAAAATGGCGGCGTCGTGCTGCTGGATCTGTTCGAAAAGGATGCACCCAACACGGTGGCCAACTTTGAAAAGCTGGCAAAAGAAGGCTTCTACAACGGTCTGGTCTTTCACCGCGTAATCCCGGGTTTTGTAGCACAAGGCGGCTGTCCAAATGGTACAGGCTCCGGCGGCCCAGGCTACACCATCGACTGCGAAATCAACCCGAACAAGCATGAGCGCGGTACCCTGGCTATGGCGCATGCCGGCAAGAACACAGGCGGAAGCCAGTTCTATATCTGCTACGCTCCACAGCCGCATCTTGACGGTGTACACACTGTATTCGGCAAAGTGGTGGAAGGCATGGACAAGGTTGATGCTTTCCAGGGACGCGACAAAATGACTTCGGTGGAAATTATCGAAGCGTAA
- a CDS encoding spore germination protein, which translates to MEQPEENGKSARKNAAGGAEAKKDEDPRQKKRDAERSDSLEESIIYWQGSDNILTSLEDTKKTLVEVMGLNSSFDVVFREMTFGGQRAALLCISGFAKDIIIDEILKRLTYLTPENISADVLASFMGEYIPHIQVEKGDVLSESITKVLSGMSVFFLEGETEVIIMDTRSYPSRNPDEPSIERVVRGARDGFTETLLSNIALVRRRVRDPGLKFEMHQVGRRTRTDVCVAYIDDIVDKTQVKAVTDKIKDVNIDGIPLADKQLEEAIVGGGWNPYPLVRYSERPDVVASHLLEGRVVIFVDTSPSVMVLPTTFFDLCQHAEENRQTPFMGTYLRWVRFIGIFASMFLLPLWMLLVIHPELKPPMLEFIGPQKMAKIPLLAQFLLVELGVDLLRMAAVHTPTPLGSAMGLIAAILVGDIAVQTGLFVNEVVLYMAVASIGMFATPSYELGLANRTVRLVLLLAVAAFQVQGFMIGTTLLVILLTTNRSYNSSYMWPFIPFNAKAMGEIIIRQPVLNSKTRPSFNKTRDNTRMPPVQEKKNKS; encoded by the coding sequence CTGGAGCAGCCGGAGGAGAACGGAAAAAGTGCAAGGAAAAATGCTGCCGGCGGGGCTGAAGCGAAGAAAGACGAAGATCCGCGCCAAAAGAAACGCGACGCTGAAAGGTCTGATTCTCTGGAGGAATCGATCATTTACTGGCAGGGTAGTGACAACATCCTGACTAGTCTTGAGGATACCAAAAAGACACTCGTCGAGGTCATGGGCCTGAATTCATCCTTTGACGTAGTGTTCCGGGAAATGACCTTTGGCGGACAGAGGGCGGCGCTGCTGTGCATCAGCGGGTTCGCCAAGGATATTATCATCGATGAAATTCTGAAGCGCCTGACCTATCTCACTCCGGAGAATATTTCAGCGGACGTGCTGGCCAGCTTTATGGGCGAATACATTCCCCACATTCAGGTGGAGAAGGGAGACGTCCTCAGCGAGAGTATTACCAAAGTGCTGTCGGGAATGAGTGTTTTCTTCCTGGAAGGTGAAACTGAAGTTATCATCATGGACACCCGCTCCTATCCCTCACGCAATCCGGATGAGCCGAGCATTGAACGGGTAGTGCGGGGTGCGCGCGACGGGTTCACGGAAACGCTGCTGAGCAATATTGCGCTGGTCAGAAGGCGTGTCCGGGACCCTGGGTTGAAATTTGAGATGCATCAGGTGGGCCGCCGGACCCGTACGGATGTCTGTGTGGCCTACATTGACGATATCGTTGACAAGACCCAGGTGAAGGCTGTGACCGATAAAATTAAGGATGTGAACATTGATGGAATCCCGCTTGCGGACAAGCAGCTCGAGGAGGCGATCGTGGGCGGAGGCTGGAATCCTTATCCGCTGGTGCGGTATTCGGAGCGTCCGGATGTTGTGGCTTCCCATCTGCTTGAAGGCCGGGTAGTGATTTTCGTTGATACTTCTCCGAGCGTCATGGTTTTGCCGACCACCTTTTTTGATTTGTGCCAGCATGCGGAAGAGAACCGCCAGACACCATTTATGGGCACCTATCTGCGCTGGGTGCGGTTCATCGGGATTTTTGCTTCCATGTTCCTGCTTCCGCTGTGGATGCTGCTCGTGATCCATCCGGAGCTTAAACCGCCGATGCTTGAATTCATCGGGCCGCAGAAAATGGCTAAAATTCCGCTTCTCGCCCAGTTTCTCCTTGTAGAGCTTGGGGTCGATCTCCTGCGCATGGCCGCCGTGCATACACCGACTCCGTTAGGCTCGGCTATGGGTCTAATTGCCGCCATCCTGGTGGGGGACATTGCTGTTCAGACCGGCCTTTTCGTTAATGAGGTCGTGCTCTACATGGCGGTCGCTTCCATCGGGATGTTCGCCACGCCCAGCTACGAGCTGGGGCTGGCTAACCGGACTGTCAGGCTTGTGCTGCTGCTCGCCGTGGCCGCATTCCAGGTGCAGGGCTTTATGATCGGCACAACACTGCTCGTAATCCTGCTCACGACGAACCGCTCCTACAATTCATCATATATGTGGCCGTTTATACCATTTAATGCAAAGGCGATGGGGGAGATCATTATTCGCCAGCCCGTGCTTAACTCCAAAACTAGGCCTTCCTTCAACAAAACAAGGGACAATACACGGATGCCGCCGGTTCAGGAGAAGAAAAACAAATCGTAG
- a CDS encoding ABC1 kinase family protein, which yields MGFQLILLAVIMSMAISRLTGTKISLKKQILAALASVIATTAIYWFGYLRGRDPDSFGADGWIWLVSMVVVSMLFYLLFEMFDPLPIGERSSGIRNPFRRFAAWWQRQRRYIQVLIIALRHGVGRNLSARRTPESYERLAVSLRRTLEDCGGFFIKFGQVLSTRSDLLPAEFINELSKLQENVSRLTTAEVEAILNKELPQPKDEMFLEFEMEPLAAASIGQVHRAVLRENRKKVVVKLLRPRITAALQRDLDILVRFAAWTANQSVWARKIGFTDLARGFSEAMKEETDFRIEARNFAQVSASLADSRTKVRIPHVYKEASNAKILVMEYMDGMSVKSGTALLEARGIDRREVQRQIFDCVLEQIFFKGIFHADPHPGNVYILNDGTPALLDFGSVGRLGTLQQDALKRLLIGFEHRNTYVVMESLLLLAESRPDVDKEGLEQAVSQLLVQTAYDPAGGSEAFIQGLFRMIAEFEFSFYPNVAGAFRSLITLEGTLLQLNPSFSLMNEARRFVQEHSPEFMPAGGSADWKQTAANELLELLPVIRKLPRRLDNLASMLEKGEVSVKVGFFADKTNASFITRWISQLLLAFTGTAFGGISIGLLYLGDRGGGEGAQFVTLFGYTGLVVSAVLLIRVAIYAVRNIKQMKE from the coding sequence ATGGGTTTCCAATTGATTCTCCTGGCCGTCATCATGTCAATGGCTATCAGCCGGTTGACCGGAACAAAAATCAGCCTGAAAAAACAGATTCTGGCCGCTCTCGCCAGCGTCATTGCCACCACGGCCATTTACTGGTTTGGCTACTTGCGCGGCCGTGATCCGGATTCCTTTGGGGCCGATGGCTGGATATGGCTCGTTTCTATGGTTGTGGTGTCCATGCTCTTTTATTTGCTGTTCGAGATGTTCGATCCACTGCCCATTGGCGAACGGAGCAGCGGGATCAGGAATCCGTTCCGCAGGTTCGCGGCCTGGTGGCAAAGGCAGCGCCGGTATATCCAGGTGCTGATCATTGCACTGAGGCATGGCGTAGGCCGCAATCTGTCGGCCAGACGAACGCCGGAGTCGTATGAGCGGCTCGCGGTTTCGCTGCGCAGGACGCTGGAAGACTGCGGCGGCTTCTTCATCAAATTCGGCCAGGTGCTCTCGACCCGCTCGGACCTGCTGCCTGCCGAATTTATCAATGAATTGTCAAAGCTGCAGGAGAATGTCTCCCGTCTGACCACAGCGGAAGTGGAGGCAATTCTGAACAAGGAGCTGCCGCAGCCGAAGGACGAGATGTTCCTCGAATTCGAAATGGAGCCGCTTGCCGCAGCCTCCATCGGGCAGGTTCACCGCGCGGTGCTGCGGGAGAACCGCAAGAAGGTTGTCGTCAAGCTGCTTCGTCCCCGCATTACAGCCGCGCTTCAGCGGGATCTTGATATCCTGGTGCGCTTTGCCGCCTGGACGGCGAACCAATCGGTATGGGCGCGCAAGATTGGCTTTACGGATCTGGCCCGCGGGTTCTCCGAGGCCATGAAGGAGGAGACTGACTTTCGGATCGAAGCGCGCAATTTTGCACAGGTGTCGGCTTCCCTGGCAGACAGCCGGACTAAGGTCAGGATTCCGCATGTCTACAAGGAGGCCAGCAACGCCAAAATCCTTGTAATGGAGTATATGGACGGCATGAGCGTCAAGAGCGGCACTGCCCTTCTGGAAGCACGCGGCATTGACCGCCGTGAAGTTCAACGGCAAATTTTTGATTGCGTGCTGGAGCAGATTTTTTTCAAAGGTATCTTTCATGCCGATCCCCATCCGGGCAATGTCTACATCCTCAATGACGGGACGCCCGCACTGCTCGATTTCGGATCGGTTGGACGGCTAGGCACACTGCAGCAGGATGCGCTGAAACGGCTCTTGATCGGATTCGAGCACCGCAACACCTATGTCGTCATGGAATCGCTGCTGCTGCTGGCTGAGTCGCGGCCCGATGTAGACAAGGAAGGACTGGAGCAAGCGGTCAGCCAACTGCTGGTGCAGACGGCATATGATCCGGCGGGGGGTTCGGAGGCGTTCATTCAAGGCCTGTTCCGGATGATCGCCGAATTTGAGTTTTCGTTCTATCCTAATGTGGCTGGCGCTTTCCGTTCACTGATTACGCTAGAGGGTACATTGCTGCAATTGAATCCCTCGTTCAGCCTGATGAATGAAGCCCGGAGGTTTGTGCAGGAGCATTCGCCGGAATTTATGCCGGCCGGAGGCTCCGCCGATTGGAAGCAGACGGCCGCGAACGAACTGCTGGAGCTGCTGCCTGTCATCCGCAAGCTGCCGCGGCGGCTGGACAATCTGGCTTCCATGCTGGAGAAGGGCGAAGTTTCGGTCAAGGTCGGTTTTTTTGCTGACAAAACCAATGCCTCGTTCATCACCCGCTGGATTTCTCAGCTATTGCTCGCCTTTACCGGAACTGCCTTCGGTGGGATTTCCATCGGTTTGCTGTACCTGGGGGACCGCGGCGGCGGGGAAGGCGCGCAATTTGTTACGCTGTTCGGTTACACCGGTCTGGTGGTTAGTGCAGTGCTGCTCATACGGGTTGCGATCTATGCGGTAAGGAATATAAAGCAGATGAAGGAGTAA
- a CDS encoding stage V sporulation protein AB → MTAQLSLGLHLVLGIAGGIAVGGGVIALFIVLDMVPRLAQLTSSYDKVHWYEGAMIGGSLLGTMSDFWNWRISAGPLVELGVGLFDGVFVGMLAAALTEVLNVLPILAKRLRMTHLLFGLLMAMVCGKVAGSLFDWFVYQQ, encoded by the coding sequence ATGACCGCACAGCTGTCGCTGGGGCTGCATCTGGTGCTGGGGATTGCCGGAGGCATTGCGGTGGGGGGCGGGGTAATCGCTCTTTTCATTGTACTGGACATGGTACCACGGCTGGCCCAGCTGACATCCTCCTACGATAAAGTGCATTGGTATGAAGGAGCAATGATCGGGGGCTCCCTGCTCGGCACCATGTCTGATTTCTGGAATTGGCGGATTTCTGCCGGGCCGCTGGTAGAGCTGGGAGTAGGCTTGTTTGACGGGGTATTTGTGGGGATGCTGGCTGCGGCGCTGACCGAGGTGCTGAATGTGCTGCCGATCCTGGCGAAGCGCCTGCGTATGACCCATCTGCTTTTCGGGCTGCTGATGGCGATGGTCTGCGGCAAGGTGGCCGGCTCTTTGTTTGATTGGTTTGTATACCAACAGTAG
- a CDS encoding collagen binding domain-containing protein produces the protein MVVRNASGTVLGASAYTLEYNSPVKPNAGFKVKFTSPVSGTHTIAYRTEFSNDWLYGNTDNFVNNARIDWVGNDGKAQWTEAKGLFIPRAEVKNNGFKAGAYNARYKLFAWTLGINYNSKVIADPAITDILTSGQIMADGSLRVYNMNIDANGEPSRDPRFLRMLTLILSVPAMS, from the coding sequence GTGGTCGTAAGGAACGCAAGCGGCACGGTGCTTGGTGCCTCTGCCTATACGCTGGAATATAATTCACCAGTGAAACCGAATGCCGGGTTCAAGGTGAAGTTCACCTCACCAGTCTCGGGAACCCATACCATCGCCTACCGTACAGAGTTCAGCAATGACTGGCTGTATGGCAATACGGATAATTTTGTGAACAATGCGCGGATTGACTGGGTGGGCAATGACGGCAAAGCGCAATGGACGGAAGCAAAGGGGCTGTTCATTCCCCGTGCCGAGGTGAAGAACAATGGCTTCAAAGCCGGGGCTTATAATGCCAGATATAAACTGTTTGCCTGGACCCTTGGAATCAATTACAACAGCAAGGTGATTGCCGACCCGGCTATAACGGATATTCTGACTTCCGGCCAGATCATGGCGGACGGCTCGCTCAGGGTTTATAACATGAATATCGATGCCAATGGTGAACCGTCCCGGGATCCGAGATTCCTAAGAATGCTTACACTTATACTGTCGGTACCGGCAATGAGCTGA
- a CDS encoding SpaA isopeptide-forming pilin-related protein, with amino-acid sequence MQGFIRLGQHSLRGEYVYKNGVQNGDKLDWKIAINRSQSTIKNAVLTDIPSRNQILLPDSFRLYPAYAETNGELIKGGPELVRDSDYTLRVITDEGGKQSFVLSFLHDISYAHILEYKSLIVANTGEKLVNTVNLTGTNVERVTQETTKEIIVGVSSGSGTGSGVRGTLAVQKLDAADSGLPLAGATFELYRLNGSERVLINTRTTDAAGSAVFNNIWLGSYVLIETAAPAGYALDTREYPVTIGSSATINLTVLNTKLAPATATPTPTPTPTATPSTTPTGSPGATATPSTTPSESPAATATPSESPAVTPSPAPTSGPTAAPTSTDVPFIPAPTPAASSVPGVIIDEPQIPAGPAVTPAATAAASPSPSASPAAGGNTDEETPIDDEVPLGGVTVDEEEVPKGTAVNPATDGKLPQTGESSPMPIYMAGLALVLAGFILSRVFRNRKE; translated from the coding sequence ATCCAAGGATTTATTCGCCTCGGTCAACATTCCTTACGGGGTGAATATGTCTACAAAAATGGTGTGCAGAATGGTGATAAACTGGATTGGAAAATTGCAATCAACCGTTCACAGTCCACAATAAAAAATGCGGTACTGACAGATATTCCGAGCCGGAATCAGATTCTGCTGCCGGATTCCTTCCGCCTTTATCCTGCCTATGCGGAAACAAACGGAGAATTGATCAAAGGCGGACCCGAATTGGTCAGGGATTCTGATTACACACTCCGTGTCATCACGGATGAGGGCGGCAAGCAGAGCTTCGTGCTCAGTTTCCTGCATGATATTAGTTACGCCCATATCCTTGAATACAAGTCTCTGATCGTTGCGAATACAGGGGAAAAGCTGGTGAATACCGTCAATCTCACCGGGACTAATGTAGAGCGGGTCACCCAGGAAACAACCAAAGAAATTATCGTCGGTGTTTCCAGCGGTTCGGGAACAGGCAGCGGTGTACGCGGGACTCTGGCGGTTCAGAAGTTAGATGCGGCAGACAGCGGGCTTCCGCTTGCCGGGGCGACCTTTGAGCTGTACCGCCTGAACGGCTCCGAACGGGTGCTTATCAATACCCGGACCACAGATGCCGCAGGCAGCGCGGTGTTCAACAATATATGGCTGGGAAGCTATGTACTGATTGAGACAGCGGCTCCTGCCGGTTACGCTCTGGATACACGTGAATACCCGGTTACCATTGGCTCGTCAGCCACAATCAACTTAACGGTGCTCAATACGAAGCTGGCCCCGGCTACAGCTACGCCGACACCGACACCTACGCCGACTGCAACGCCGTCAACGACCCCAACGGGGTCGCCGGGAGCGACTGCAACGCCGTCAACAACACCTTCGGAGTCTCCGGCAGCGACTGCAACGCCGTCAGAATCACCGGCGGTGACGCCATCACCAGCACCGACATCAGGTCCTACGGCGGCGCCAACGTCAACAGATGTTCCGTTTATTCCAGCACCCACACCTGCAGCGTCCAGTGTGCCGGGAGTAATCATTGATGAGCCGCAGATTCCAGCAGGGCCGGCAGTAACTCCAGCAGCTACTGCGGCGGCTTCTCCGTCCCCTTCTGCTTCACCGGCAGCCGGAGGGAATACGGATGAGGAAACACCTATTGACGATGAAGTTCCGCTGGGCGGAGTGACAGTCGACGAAGAGGAAGTTCCGAAAGGAACCGCTGTTAATCCTGCAACTGACGGCAAGCTCCCTCAGACCGGTGAAAGCAGCCCGATGCCTATATATATGGCAGGTTTGGCTCTGGTCCTTGCCGGGTTTATTCTCAGCAGGGTATTCAGAAACCGCAAGGAGTAG
- a CDS encoding collagen binding domain-containing protein: protein MVKKRISVALVVLMLVVQCAYSIGFSMKATAAGIENDRDIITSVSMAVYGPDGQTVTGSVYDVGSSVKLDYTWALPNGHGYVDGDTFAFQLPAQFELFNDINGSLVSDDGEVGSFTVSQSTHQVLMTFNSYIETHDNVQGTLSINTQFDKKVISGSTVQEIVFPVNGGTQTIVVNFKPSVGSTIEKKGVSGGFNADHIDWTVDVNKKLERVAGAVVTDPIPEGLALDSTVTLAVYALGVQLDGTVTVGALLDSSKYTAEVTDGTLKVHFTDPAITGAYRIAYTTAVVSDTRSSFTNTASFAGDGREPVSSSATVTIERGGSLNKLATKYEWGKQVISWAIEYNYNNKAIPQGSGVLTDLFNNSQELVPGSVKVYPVTLNSSGTAVKGTALSENVDYTVTEATGQGKKGFKLEFLHDISSAFRIEYKTKSADRVLTDTTITNTVSDSTYSVEASQLIRSAIIYKNLSGVDYKNHTTDWKITLNGDGYPMNDVVVTDTFPQGAEVYSGECGRKERKRHGAWCLCLYAGI, encoded by the coding sequence ATGGTGAAAAAAAGAATTAGCGTGGCCTTGGTCGTACTCATGTTGGTTGTGCAGTGTGCGTACAGCATCGGGTTCAGCATGAAGGCTACGGCAGCGGGAATTGAAAATGACCGGGACATTATTACCAGTGTGTCGATGGCTGTGTATGGGCCGGATGGGCAGACGGTAACAGGCAGCGTGTATGACGTTGGTTCCAGTGTGAAGCTGGATTATACGTGGGCGCTTCCTAACGGTCATGGGTATGTTGACGGGGACACTTTTGCGTTCCAGCTGCCCGCGCAATTTGAGCTGTTCAATGACATTAACGGTTCACTGGTATCCGATGATGGGGAGGTAGGCAGTTTTACTGTCAGCCAATCCACACACCAGGTGCTGATGACCTTCAACAGCTACATCGAAACTCATGACAATGTTCAAGGTACGTTAAGTATTAATACCCAATTTGATAAAAAAGTGATCTCGGGCAGCACGGTGCAGGAAATTGTGTTCCCGGTCAACGGCGGCACTCAGACCATTGTTGTGAACTTCAAACCTTCGGTAGGTTCAACGATCGAGAAGAAAGGCGTCTCGGGCGGTTTCAATGCGGACCACATTGATTGGACCGTCGATGTCAACAAAAAGCTGGAGCGGGTAGCGGGTGCTGTCGTTACAGACCCGATTCCTGAAGGCCTGGCCCTGGACAGCACCGTTACGCTTGCAGTCTATGCTCTGGGAGTTCAGCTGGACGGGACGGTCACGGTAGGGGCTTTGCTGGACAGCAGCAAGTATACCGCCGAAGTGACGGACGGAACGCTGAAGGTGCATTTTACGGACCCTGCCATTACAGGCGCTTACCGGATTGCCTATACAACGGCGGTTGTCAGCGATACGCGGAGCAGCTTTACAAATACGGCGTCTTTTGCCGGGGATGGCCGTGAGCCCGTCAGCTCATCTGCCACCGTCACCATCGAACGCGGCGGAAGCCTGAACAAACTGGCTACGAAATATGAATGGGGCAAACAGGTGATTTCCTGGGCCATTGAATACAACTACAACAATAAGGCGATCCCGCAGGGCAGCGGGGTGCTGACCGATTTGTTCAACAACTCGCAGGAGCTGGTTCCGGGTTCGGTGAAGGTCTATCCGGTGACGCTGAACTCCTCGGGGACGGCTGTAAAAGGCACTGCCCTGTCAGAGAACGTGGACTACACGGTGACTGAAGCAACTGGGCAGGGTAAAAAAGGCTTCAAGCTGGAATTTTTGCACGATATCTCTTCTGCGTTCCGCATTGAATACAAAACCAAGTCGGCGGACCGCGTACTCACGGATACAACGATCACCAATACAGTTTCGGACAGCACCTACAGCGTAGAGGCTTCGCAGCTGATCCGGTCGGCAATCATTTATAAAAATCTCTCGGGTGTCGATTACAAGAACCATACAACGGACTGGAAAATTACCCTGAACGGCGACGGCTACCCGATGAATGATGTAGTTGTTACGGATACCTTCCCGCAGGGGGCAGAAGTTTATTCCGGAGAGTGTGGTCGTAAGGAACGCAAGCGGCACGGTGCTTGGTGCCTCTGCCTATACGCTGGAATATAA
- the lysA gene encoding diaminopimelate decarboxylase, which produces MFLHGTSRINDANHLEIGGCDVTELKAEYGTPLYIVDEQLVRRRCREYMEAFTASGLGFQVAYASKAFSVMAMCRLADEEGLSLDVVSDGELYTALQAGFPAERIHFHGNNKTPDEIEMAIDAGIGCFVADNLVELHMLQAIALRKEVTVNILLRVTPGVEAHAHHAYASTGQTDSKFGFDIGNGAAQEAVKLASAQSNLQLLGVHSHIGSQIFETEGFELAVERIAGFTRKVKEELGVEFPVVNLGGGFGIRYVEGDTPLQVSEYVAAITGAVKTHFTGISEKLPQIWVEPGRSIVGDAGTTLYTVGTNKEIPGVRKYVAVDGGMTDNPRPALYESKYEALLANRASEPNEETVSIAGKCCESGDMLIWDVELPKVESGDLLAVACTGAYNYSMASNYNRIRRPAVVFVQNGQSDLVVRRESHQDIIANDIVPARIAKQTVAK; this is translated from the coding sequence ATGTTTTTACACGGGACGAGCCGAATTAATGATGCCAATCATCTGGAGATCGGCGGATGTGATGTGACTGAATTGAAGGCGGAATATGGTACCCCGCTGTATATAGTGGACGAGCAATTAGTCCGCCGCCGCTGCCGCGAGTACATGGAGGCTTTTACCGCATCCGGTCTCGGGTTCCAGGTTGCCTACGCCAGCAAAGCCTTCTCAGTAATGGCAATGTGCCGTTTGGCTGACGAGGAAGGACTATCGCTGGACGTTGTGTCCGACGGTGAGCTGTACACCGCGCTGCAGGCGGGATTTCCGGCTGAACGCATCCATTTTCACGGCAACAACAAAACGCCGGATGAGATCGAAATGGCGATTGATGCCGGGATCGGCTGCTTCGTAGCCGATAATCTGGTGGAGCTGCACATGCTGCAGGCCATTGCCCTGCGCAAGGAAGTCACAGTGAACATCCTGCTGCGCGTCACTCCGGGTGTAGAGGCGCATGCCCACCATGCGTATGCCTCCACCGGCCAGACCGATTCGAAATTCGGCTTCGATATTGGAAACGGCGCTGCACAGGAAGCGGTAAAACTCGCCTCGGCACAAAGCAATCTGCAGCTGCTGGGCGTTCATTCGCATATCGGCTCACAGATTTTTGAAACCGAGGGTTTTGAGCTGGCGGTTGAGCGTATTGCCGGATTTACCCGCAAAGTGAAGGAAGAACTGGGTGTAGAATTCCCGGTGGTTAATCTCGGCGGAGGCTTTGGTATCCGGTATGTCGAAGGCGATACACCGCTGCAGGTATCCGAATATGTGGCCGCCATCACAGGTGCCGTGAAGACGCATTTTACCGGCATTAGCGAGAAGCTCCCGCAAATCTGGGTAGAGCCGGGCCGCAGCATTGTGGGCGATGCCGGAACTACGCTGTACACCGTGGGCACGAACAAGGAGATTCCCGGCGTGCGCAAATATGTTGCCGTTGACGGCGGGATGACGGATAATCCGCGTCCGGCGCTTTATGAATCCAAATATGAGGCTCTGCTGGCCAACCGTGCATCAGAACCGAATGAAGAAACGGTTTCGATTGCCGGCAAATGCTGCGAGAGCGGCGACATGCTGATCTGGGATGTGGAGCTTCCAAAGGTAGAGAGCGGGGATCTGCTCGCCGTGGCCTGCACAGGGGCATACAACTACTCCATGGCCAGCAACTATAACCGTATCCGCCGTCCGGCGGTGGTGTTCGTACAGAACGGGCAGAGCGACCTTGTGGTCCGCCGCGAAAGCCATCAGGACATTATCGCAAACGATATTGTTCCGGCGCGCATTGCGAAGCAGACGGTAGCGAAGTAA
- a CDS encoding stage V sporulation protein AA has protein sequence MTAHSAPAIYIQLKNRVTVPKGKGVLLRDVAYLITDPEWREPLYSLLLLDPVQSDGNLILIDLLTVIPKIHELVPGADIQPIGEGRTLVQIEGPVEARKPSIALFVLVWLLLFFGSALTIMNFHADVSMLEVQVRIVEMLTGRRDEHPYVFQIAYSLGIGFGMVIFFNHLFKKKWNEEPTPLEVEMFLYQKNIDHYVVNEEYSKMKNNGNESSRRPERGKRS, from the coding sequence ATGACTGCCCATTCGGCTCCCGCTATTTACATACAGCTCAAAAACCGGGTGACGGTGCCCAAAGGCAAAGGTGTTCTGCTGCGTGATGTGGCCTACCTGATTACTGATCCGGAGTGGAGGGAGCCGCTGTATTCACTGCTGCTGCTGGACCCTGTCCAAAGCGACGGCAACCTGATCCTGATTGATCTGCTGACGGTCATTCCCAAGATCCATGAGCTTGTGCCCGGGGCCGACATTCAGCCGATCGGCGAGGGCCGGACGCTGGTGCAGATAGAAGGGCCGGTGGAAGCACGCAAGCCGTCCATTGCCTTGTTTGTGCTGGTCTGGCTGCTGCTGTTCTTCGGCTCCGCTTTGACGATTATGAATTTCCATGCGGATGTCAGCATGCTGGAGGTGCAGGTCAGGATTGTGGAAATGCTGACGGGCCGCCGGGACGAGCATCCGTATGTCTTTCAAATTGCCTATTCCCTGGGCATCGGATTTGGCATGGTGATTTTTTTCAACCATCTTTTTAAGAAAAAATGGAATGAAGAGCCAACTCCGCTTGAAGTGGAAATGTTTCTTTACCAAAAAAATATTGACCACTATGTAGTCAACGAGGAGTACAGCAAAATGAAAAACAATGGCAATGAATCCTCCAGACGGCCGGAGAGGGGAAAAAGGTCATGA